From Streptomyces sp. NBC_00683, one genomic window encodes:
- a CDS encoding LCP family protein, whose amino-acid sequence MPTPHRSPRPPHPRTAPTQRRTARQPKAGTRNRPRNGSRKGPPRWGMRVATGLSVLVLGAGGIGHAVVSSLETGIDRVDPFKDMKNRPQGGHGMNFLLVGTDGREKITKAERKKYRLGGAPCHCTDTLMLVHLSADKQRASVVSLPRDSYAEIPAHTDRTTGKEHSAHPVKLNAAYAEGGPHLTVRTVEGMTGIKIDHYLEVDFTSFMETVDTLGGVQICTAKPLKDPYTGLNLTAGTHKLDGGKALQYVRSRHIDGAADLGRMQRQQKFMAALVKQTTSSGVLMNPVKFQQVASAMLKSVRADKGFGTDQMLELGKAMRGFTPASSEFASVPIQDGGYPVKGIGSTVKWDTKKSKKLFRALREDKPLASHLPKQPRATVVGVAPEQIRVQVYNGTPKDGLGQKVDAALRGTGFNTTRSPLNGGPRDLKRTVVSYDPRWDRSAKALATALPGCELKAVKGQGGTMKVKAGSDFTKVQRVKAEDPKRGEFGSVTGDQVVCP is encoded by the coding sequence GTGCCCACGCCGCACCGATCGCCCCGTCCACCGCACCCCCGCACCGCTCCCACGCAGCGCAGAACCGCTCGGCAGCCCAAGGCGGGTACCAGGAACCGGCCCCGCAACGGCAGCCGGAAGGGGCCGCCCCGCTGGGGCATGCGGGTGGCCACCGGGCTGTCCGTGCTGGTGCTCGGCGCCGGCGGGATCGGCCATGCCGTGGTGAGCAGCCTGGAGACGGGGATCGACCGGGTCGATCCGTTCAAGGACATGAAGAACCGGCCCCAGGGCGGCCACGGCATGAACTTCCTGCTGGTCGGCACCGACGGCCGGGAGAAGATCACCAAGGCGGAGAGGAAGAAGTACAGGCTGGGCGGAGCGCCCTGTCACTGCACCGACACCCTCATGCTCGTCCACCTCTCGGCCGACAAGCAGCGGGCGAGTGTCGTCAGCCTGCCCCGCGACAGCTACGCCGAGATCCCGGCCCACACCGACCGGACCACCGGCAAGGAGCACTCCGCCCACCCGGTGAAGCTGAACGCCGCCTACGCGGAGGGCGGCCCGCACCTGACCGTGCGCACCGTCGAGGGCATGACGGGAATCAAGATCGACCACTATCTGGAGGTCGACTTCACCAGCTTCATGGAGACGGTCGACACCCTGGGCGGGGTGCAGATCTGCACCGCCAAGCCGCTCAAGGACCCCTACACCGGACTGAACCTGACCGCCGGCACCCACAAGCTCGACGGCGGCAAGGCCCTCCAGTACGTACGGTCCCGGCACATCGACGGCGCCGCCGACCTGGGCCGGATGCAGCGCCAGCAGAAGTTCATGGCCGCGCTGGTCAAGCAGACGACCAGCAGCGGTGTGCTGATGAACCCGGTGAAGTTCCAGCAGGTGGCCTCGGCGATGCTCAAATCGGTCCGCGCCGACAAGGGATTCGGCACGGATCAGATGCTGGAGCTCGGCAAGGCGATGCGTGGGTTCACCCCGGCCTCGTCGGAGTTCGCCTCCGTACCGATCCAGGACGGCGGTTACCCCGTCAAGGGCATCGGCTCCACGGTGAAGTGGGACACGAAGAAGTCGAAGAAGCTGTTCCGTGCCCTGCGCGAGGACAAGCCGCTCGCCTCCCACCTGCCCAAGCAGCCCAGGGCGACGGTCGTCGGCGTCGCCCCGGAGCAGATCCGGGTGCAGGTCTACAACGGGACGCCCAAGGACGGGCTCGGCCAGAAGGTGGACGCGGCGCTGCGCGGCACCGGTTTCAACACCACCCGCTCCCCCCTGAACGGCGGCCCGCGCGACCTCAAGCGGACCGTGGTCAGCTACGACCCCCGGTGGGACCGGTCGGCGAAGGCCCTGGCGACGGCGCTGCCCGGGTGCGAGCTGAAGGCCGTGAAGGGGCAGGGCGGGACGATGAAGGTGAAGGCGGGCTCCGACTTCACGAAGGTCCAGCGGGTCAAGGCCGAGGATCCGAAGCGGGGCGAGTTCGGCTCGGTGACGGGCGACCAGGTGGTCTGCCCGTAG
- a CDS encoding glycosyltransferase family 2 protein → MSAAQYPAVSVIMPVLNEERHLRNSVRHILEQEYAGEMEVVIALGPSTDRTDEIAAELVREDSRVHTVPNPTGRTPAALNAAIKASRHPIVVRVDGHGMLSPNYIATAVRLLEETGAQNVGGIMHAEGENAWEDAVAAAMTSKIGVGNAAFHTGGQAGPAETVYLGVFRREALERADGYNVEFIRAQDWELNFRIREAGGQIWFSPELKVQYRPRPSIRALSKQYKEYGRWRHVVARYHAGSINLRYLAPPTAVCAIAAGIVVGAAVTPWAFVVPAGYVAAIVAGSLPAGKGLPLKARAQIPVALATMHMSWGYGFLTSPRSLAKRVIASRRPAVREQTV, encoded by the coding sequence ATGTCTGCCGCGCAGTACCCCGCCGTCTCCGTGATCATGCCGGTGCTCAATGAGGAACGCCATCTCAGGAACTCGGTCCGGCACATCCTGGAGCAGGAGTACGCCGGTGAGATGGAGGTGGTGATCGCCCTCGGTCCCTCGACCGACCGTACGGACGAGATCGCCGCTGAGCTGGTACGGGAGGACTCCCGGGTCCACACCGTGCCGAATCCGACCGGCCGCACCCCCGCCGCGCTGAACGCCGCGATCAAGGCTTCACGTCACCCGATCGTGGTACGGGTCGACGGCCACGGCATGCTCTCTCCGAACTACATTGCGACCGCGGTCCGCCTCCTGGAGGAGACCGGCGCGCAGAACGTCGGCGGCATCATGCACGCCGAGGGTGAGAACGCCTGGGAGGACGCCGTCGCCGCCGCGATGACGTCGAAGATCGGCGTCGGCAACGCGGCCTTCCACACCGGCGGCCAGGCGGGCCCCGCCGAGACCGTGTACCTGGGCGTCTTCCGCCGCGAGGCACTGGAGCGGGCCGACGGCTACAACGTGGAGTTCATCCGCGCCCAGGACTGGGAGCTGAACTTCCGCATCCGCGAGGCCGGCGGTCAGATCTGGTTCTCGCCGGAGCTGAAGGTGCAGTACCGCCCCCGGCCCAGCATCCGCGCCCTGTCCAAGCAGTACAAGGAGTACGGCCGCTGGCGCCACGTCGTGGCCCGCTACCACGCCGGCTCGATCAACCTGCGCTACCTGGCCCCGCCGACCGCCGTCTGCGCGATCGCGGCAGGCATCGTCGTCGGTGCGGCGGTCACCCCGTGGGCCTTCGTCGTGCCGGCCGGGTACGTCGCGGCGATCGTCGCCGGCTCGCTGCCCGCGGGCAAGGGCCTGCCGCTCAAGGCGCGCGCGCAGATCCCGGTGGCGCTGGCCACCATGCACATGTCGTGGGGGTACGGCTTCCTGACCAGCCCCCGGTCGCTCGCGAAGAGGGTCATCGCGAGCCGCCGCCCGGCCGTGCGGGAACAGACGGTCTGA
- a CDS encoding acyl-CoA thioesterase, with protein MTDQAQPPEGEIPAKPTAASRTTLSHIMTGSDTNLLGTVHGGVIMKLVDDAAGAVAGRHSGGPAVTASMDEMVFLEPVRVGDLVHVRAQVNWTGRSSMEVGVRVLAERWNESTPAQQVGSAYLVFAAVDEDGKPRRVPEVVPETERDKRRYQEAQIRRTHRLARRRAIKELREQRAAEGIDD; from the coding sequence ATGACAGATCAGGCCCAGCCACCGGAGGGCGAGATTCCGGCCAAGCCGACCGCGGCCTCCCGGACCACCCTCAGCCACATCATGACCGGCAGCGACACCAACCTCCTGGGTACGGTGCACGGCGGTGTGATCATGAAACTGGTCGACGACGCCGCGGGTGCGGTCGCCGGCCGGCACTCCGGTGGCCCGGCCGTGACGGCCTCGATGGACGAGATGGTCTTCCTGGAGCCGGTCCGCGTCGGTGACCTTGTTCACGTCCGCGCGCAGGTGAACTGGACCGGCCGCTCCTCGATGGAGGTCGGCGTCCGCGTCCTGGCCGAGCGGTGGAACGAGTCGACCCCGGCCCAGCAGGTCGGGAGCGCCTATCTGGTGTTCGCGGCGGTCGACGAGGACGGCAAGCCGCGCCGCGTGCCCGAGGTGGTGCCGGAGACGGAGCGCGACAAGCGGCGCTACCAGGAAGCTCAGATCCGGCGTACGCACCGCCTCGCCCGGCGCCGTGCGATCAAGGAGCTGCGGGAGCAGCGCGCCGCCGAGGGCATCGACGACTGA
- a CDS encoding LCP family glycopolymer transferase, producing the protein MDADVTDSSGPPADPDRPDQPDRPDSSAEDGPKEGSQDDSGATPQDGPPAPGGDDGSAGSDKGVKSDGDDDGIRTWADRPKGGIPGHRRHWLRWTALAASFLVLVAAGVGWWLYKKLDGNITTDTSAAAELKAYEKERPTAIAMDAQNILLIGSDTRSGDNRKYGRDDGGSQRSDTTILLHLAADRKSATAVSIPRDLMVDIPSCHPAGGKATKKQFAQFNWAFELGGTACTIRTVENMTGIRVDHHMVIDFSGFKDMVDAVDGVEVCLKEPVKDDDAHLELPAGRQKLDGEQALGYVRARKSIGDGSDTERMDRQQKFLGALVNKMQSNGVLLNPTRLYPVLDAATKSLTTDPGLDSLRDLYDLVRGMRNVPTEKVQFLTVPRQPYRADRNRDELVQPDADRLFEQLRKDEPVAVVPADENNAGDSQPTHSSEKESTDGKPGSTDGSPTPAPTYSGSNAADDLCDQ; encoded by the coding sequence ATGGACGCAGACGTGACCGACAGCTCCGGACCCCCTGCCGACCCGGACCGCCCGGACCAACCGGACCGCCCGGACTCCTCGGCCGAGGACGGGCCGAAGGAAGGGTCGCAGGACGATTCCGGGGCAACCCCGCAGGACGGCCCGCCCGCCCCCGGCGGCGACGACGGAAGTGCCGGGAGCGACAAGGGCGTCAAGAGCGACGGCGATGACGACGGGATCCGGACCTGGGCCGACCGGCCCAAGGGCGGCATCCCCGGGCACCGGCGGCACTGGCTCCGCTGGACCGCTCTCGCCGCCTCGTTCCTCGTGCTGGTCGCCGCCGGCGTCGGCTGGTGGCTGTACAAGAAGCTCGACGGCAACATCACGACCGACACGAGCGCCGCCGCCGAGCTCAAGGCGTACGAGAAGGAGCGCCCCACCGCGATCGCGATGGACGCGCAGAACATCCTGCTCATCGGCTCGGACACCCGGTCGGGCGACAACCGCAAGTACGGCAGGGACGACGGCGGCAGCCAGCGCTCGGACACCACGATCCTCCTGCACCTCGCGGCCGACCGTAAGAGCGCCACCGCGGTGTCCATCCCGCGTGACCTGATGGTCGACATCCCGAGCTGTCACCCCGCGGGCGGCAAGGCCACCAAGAAGCAGTTCGCCCAGTTCAACTGGGCCTTCGAGCTCGGCGGCACCGCCTGCACGATCCGCACCGTCGAGAACATGACGGGCATTCGCGTCGACCACCACATGGTCATCGACTTCAGCGGCTTCAAGGACATGGTCGACGCCGTGGACGGCGTCGAGGTCTGCCTCAAGGAGCCGGTCAAGGACGACGACGCCCATCTCGAGCTCCCCGCGGGACGCCAGAAGCTCGACGGCGAGCAGGCGCTGGGGTACGTACGGGCCCGCAAGTCGATCGGGGACGGCAGCGACACCGAGCGGATGGACCGCCAGCAGAAGTTCCTGGGCGCCCTCGTGAACAAGATGCAGAGCAACGGCGTCCTGCTCAACCCGACGAGGCTGTACCCGGTGCTGGACGCGGCGACGAAGTCGCTCACCACCGACCCGGGGCTGGACTCGCTCAGGGACCTGTACGACCTGGTGCGCGGCATGCGGAACGTCCCCACGGAGAAGGTGCAGTTCCTGACCGTGCCCCGGCAGCCCTACCGCGCCGACCGGAACCGGGACGAACTCGTCCAGCCGGACGCCGACCGGCTGTTCGAGCAGTTGCGCAAGGACGAGCCCGTCGCCGTGGTCCCGGCCGACGAGAACAATGCGGGGGATTCACAGCCGACTCACAGTTCCGAGAAGGAATCCACCGACGGAAAGCCCGGCAGTACGGACGGGAGTCCGACCCCGGCCCCCACCTATTCGGGGTCGAATGCTGCGGATGACCTGTGCGACCAGTAA
- a CDS encoding LCP family protein, with amino-acid sequence MDAHSRGRADEMDAADQWVLNPQTGNYELRPSHSGTESSGASRTSDHYGSDNRNEPLREVPEQRNRRSARSGHTREQPQVPAGRRKRTSPKARRKKALLWTGGVMAFVIVAGSAGAYALYQKFDGNLDTVDVGDAGSKSVAAEGPLNILIIGTDKRTGSGNEGYGDKGSTGHADTNILFHVSADRTNATAMSIPRDLMTDIPECTTKQPDGSQKVIPGSRNVRFNVSLGQEGRDPGCTMRTVKKITGLSVDHFMMVDFNAVKELSTAVGGVKVCLAKAIKDPDSHLDLPAGESTVQGEQALAFVRTRHSFGNQSDLDRIKVQQQFIGSMIRQMKSDDTLTSPTKLFSLADAATKALTVDSGIGSIKKLTSLAQELGRIDTKNITFVTLPVIDNPAEPTPITVVVEPQKSEQLFAMMRSDTSLTEVKQKETAARSKQQAVLKGAKADPADIRVDVLNGGSIAGAADATVTWLKTEQGVPEATNKANAPAKIDLTTLAYAPDQADQARALAAIMGLPATALKQGTADAEGLQAMVLTLGADFKGAGVPVTGPAKAPEDIQKASADKAECAK; translated from the coding sequence GTGGACGCGCATAGCCGTGGGCGGGCGGACGAAATGGACGCCGCCGACCAGTGGGTGCTCAACCCGCAGACCGGCAATTACGAATTGCGACCGAGTCACTCCGGAACAGAGTCGTCCGGCGCTTCCCGTACGTCGGACCACTACGGCTCCGACAACAGGAACGAGCCCCTCCGCGAGGTCCCCGAGCAGCGGAACCGCCGTTCCGCACGGAGCGGGCACACCCGGGAGCAGCCGCAGGTGCCGGCCGGGCGCCGTAAGCGCACATCGCCGAAGGCGCGGCGGAAGAAGGCCCTGCTGTGGACCGGCGGCGTGATGGCCTTCGTGATCGTCGCCGGATCGGCGGGGGCGTACGCCCTCTACCAGAAGTTCGACGGCAACCTCGACACCGTCGACGTCGGTGACGCCGGCAGCAAGAGCGTCGCCGCCGAGGGGCCGCTGAACATACTGATCATCGGCACGGACAAGCGCACCGGCAGTGGCAACGAGGGCTACGGCGACAAGGGCAGCACCGGCCACGCCGACACCAACATCCTCTTCCACGTCTCCGCGGACCGCACCAACGCCACGGCGATGAGCATCCCCCGCGACCTGATGACGGACATCCCGGAGTGCACCACCAAGCAGCCGGACGGTTCGCAGAAGGTCATACCCGGCTCGCGGAACGTCCGGTTCAACGTCAGCCTCGGCCAGGAAGGGCGCGACCCGGGCTGCACGATGCGTACGGTCAAGAAGATCACCGGCCTCTCCGTCGACCACTTCATGATGGTCGACTTCAACGCGGTCAAAGAGCTCTCCACGGCCGTCGGCGGGGTCAAGGTCTGCCTGGCCAAGGCGATCAAGGACCCCGACTCGCACCTCGACCTGCCTGCCGGTGAGTCCACCGTCCAGGGCGAGCAGGCACTGGCCTTCGTCCGCACCCGGCACAGCTTCGGCAATCAGAGCGACCTCGACCGGATCAAGGTGCAGCAGCAGTTCATCGGCTCGATGATCCGGCAGATGAAGTCCGACGACACCCTGACGAGCCCCACGAAGCTCTTCAGCCTCGCGGACGCGGCGACCAAGGCGCTCACGGTCGACTCCGGCATCGGGTCGATCAAGAAGCTGACCTCGCTCGCACAGGAGCTGGGCAGGATCGACACCAAGAACATCACCTTCGTCACGCTGCCGGTGATCGACAACCCGGCCGAGCCGACGCCCATCACCGTGGTCGTGGAACCGCAGAAGTCGGAGCAGCTCTTCGCGATGATGCGCTCCGACACCTCCCTGACCGAGGTGAAGCAGAAGGAGACGGCGGCCAGGAGCAAGCAGCAGGCGGTGCTCAAGGGCGCCAAGGCCGATCCGGCCGACATACGCGTCGATGTCCTCAACGGCGGCAGCATCGCCGGTGCCGCGGACGCGACCGTCACCTGGCTGAAGACCGAACAGGGCGTGCCGGAGGCCACGAACAAGGCGAACGCCCCGGCGAAGATCGACCTGACGACACTGGCGTACGCGCCCGACCAGGCGGACCAGGCCCGCGCCCTCGCGGCGATCATGGGACTGCCCGCCACGGCACTCAAGCAGGGAACGGCCGACGCCGAGGGCCTTCAGGCGATGGTGCTGACCCTGGGAGCCGACTTCAAGGGCGCGGGGGTGCCCGTCACCGGCCCGGCCAAGGCACCGGAAGACATTCAGAAGGCCAGCGCCGACAAGGCAGAGTGCGCGAAGTGA
- a CDS encoding LCP family protein — protein sequence MNDWPEGRNGGPGERYGQGSANPQPESARAMPHVRRRPAQPQGAPQAPPRIPPQGQGYADDGYDSGYNTGQVYGGGNGGGQGGGGYGGDGYGDRGYVQGRPTPNWGRRIKVGVLTLVVVLVAVSIGTYFWADGKLKREVDLSKVIERPSEGDGTNYLIVGSDSREGMTAEDKKKLHTGSAEGKRTDSMMILHDGSNGPTLISLPRDSNVEIPSFVGSESGKTFKGTGRTTKLNAAYAEDGPELLVRTVEFNTGLRIDHYVEIGFGGFAKIVDAIGGVELDIPKAFKDKKSGADFQAGKQTLNGEQSLAFVRTRYAFAGSDLDRTKNQQKFLAALASQTATPSTILNPFKLYPTMGAGLDTLIVDKDMSLWSLGKMFFAMKGVTGGEGTSMNIPISGSTGGNLVWDKAKVKQLVEQLKNDEKVTVKGN from the coding sequence ATGAACGATTGGCCCGAAGGACGGAACGGCGGACCCGGCGAGCGCTATGGGCAGGGCAGCGCGAACCCGCAGCCCGAGAGCGCCCGCGCCATGCCGCACGTCCGGCGGCGCCCCGCTCAGCCGCAGGGCGCACCGCAGGCCCCGCCCCGGATCCCGCCGCAGGGACAGGGGTACGCCGACGACGGTTACGACAGCGGCTACAACACGGGCCAGGTCTACGGCGGCGGCAACGGCGGCGGACAGGGCGGCGGCGGTTACGGCGGCGACGGCTACGGCGACCGCGGCTACGTACAGGGCCGCCCCACGCCCAACTGGGGCCGGCGCATCAAGGTCGGCGTACTGACCCTCGTCGTCGTGCTGGTCGCCGTCTCCATCGGCACGTACTTCTGGGCCGACGGCAAGCTCAAGCGTGAGGTCGACCTCTCCAAGGTCATCGAGCGCCCCTCCGAGGGCGACGGGACGAACTACCTGATCGTCGGCTCCGACAGCCGCGAGGGCATGACGGCCGAGGACAAGAAGAAGCTGCACACCGGCTCCGCCGAGGGCAAGCGCACCGACTCGATGATGATCCTGCACGACGGCTCCAACGGCCCGACGCTGATCTCCCTTCCCCGTGACTCGAACGTCGAGATCCCCTCGTTCGTCGGTTCCGAGTCCGGCAAGACGTTCAAGGGCACGGGCCGCACCACGAAGCTGAACGCCGCGTACGCGGAGGACGGCCCGGAGCTGCTGGTCCGCACCGTCGAGTTCAACACCGGGCTGCGCATCGACCACTACGTCGAGATCGGCTTCGGCGGCTTCGCCAAGATCGTGGACGCGATCGGCGGCGTGGAGCTGGACATCCCCAAGGCCTTCAAGGACAAGAAGTCCGGTGCCGACTTCCAGGCCGGCAAGCAGACGCTGAACGGCGAACAGTCGCTCGCCTTCGTCCGCACCCGGTACGCGTTCGCGGGCAGCGACCTGGACCGTACGAAGAACCAGCAGAAGTTCCTCGCGGCGCTGGCCTCGCAGACGGCGACGCCGTCCACGATCCTCAACCCGTTCAAGCTGTACCCGACGATGGGCGCCGGCCTGGACACGCTGATCGTCGACAAGGACATGTCGCTCTGGTCGCTGGGCAAGATGTTCTTCGCGATGAAGGGCGTCACGGGTGGCGAGGGCACGTCGATGAACATCCCGATCTCGGGCAGCACCGGCGGCAACCTGGTCTGGGACAAGGCCAAGGTCAAGCAGCTCGTGGAGCAGCTGAAGAACGACGAGAAGGTCACGGTCAAGGGCAACTGA
- a CDS encoding LCP family protein, with product MGRSSTPGEGTRSRVRHEGPVDGALGSGDTEDGRTARGGHGRRERSAPPEGGHRQGGPNRRSRRADKRGKRRVLRWVASVLALLILGTGGAGYLYYKHLNGNIKKEDLTLGDKDMADHKANAAGQTPLNILIIGSDARDSKANQKLGGAKETFGGTPLADVQMLLHLSADRSNISVVSMPRDTMLKMPKCTDPKTDEVYPASTRPVQTNESLGRGGPGCTVATWYELTGITIDHFMMIDFAGVVSMADAIGGVPVCVDANIHSHGRDGKGSGLKLEEGTTAVKGKQALQWLRTRYGFEDNTDLGRAKAQHQYLNSMVRELRKGTKLTDPGKLMGLAEAATSALTVDKGLDTVKKLYDLAEELKKAPTDRITMTTMPNVYGTGDLAGRVFPKAGEAEQVFRMVREDIPLDGKASKRKTPVTKDVAAPVAEIPVSVRNATSTDGLGPAQGRATAVKDLLTDAGFAKASIDSQNVAAAGRTGILYPSADMEADAQAVAKALGIPVSQVQKSTDASGIVLAVGADWREDGAYPAKAVDEKTPESAGALNGANEEACMHVNPNYTF from the coding sequence GTGGGACGGAGCAGCACGCCTGGGGAGGGGACGCGGTCGCGCGTCCGGCACGAGGGCCCGGTCGACGGTGCCCTCGGGAGCGGTGACACGGAGGACGGCAGAACGGCAAGGGGCGGTCACGGCCGGCGGGAACGGTCCGCCCCGCCGGAGGGCGGGCACCGCCAGGGCGGGCCGAACCGCCGTTCCAGGCGGGCCGACAAACGCGGCAAACGGCGCGTACTGCGCTGGGTCGCGTCCGTTCTCGCCCTGCTGATACTCGGCACCGGCGGAGCCGGATACCTCTACTACAAGCACCTCAACGGCAACATCAAGAAAGAGGACCTGACCCTCGGCGACAAGGACATGGCCGACCACAAGGCCAACGCCGCCGGGCAGACCCCGCTGAACATCCTGATCATCGGGTCCGACGCCCGGGACTCCAAGGCGAACCAGAAGCTCGGCGGCGCCAAGGAGACCTTCGGGGGCACACCGCTCGCCGACGTACAGATGCTGCTGCACCTCTCCGCGGACCGCAGCAACATCTCGGTCGTGAGCATGCCGCGCGACACCATGCTGAAGATGCCCAAGTGCACCGACCCGAAAACCGACGAGGTGTACCCGGCCAGCACGAGGCCCGTCCAGACGAACGAGAGCCTCGGCCGTGGCGGGCCCGGGTGCACGGTGGCCACCTGGTACGAACTCACCGGCATCACGATCGACCACTTCATGATGATCGACTTCGCGGGTGTGGTCTCGATGGCCGACGCGATCGGCGGCGTCCCGGTCTGTGTCGACGCCAACATCCACTCGCACGGCAGGGACGGCAAGGGCTCCGGGCTGAAGCTGGAGGAGGGCACCACCGCCGTCAAGGGCAAGCAGGCCCTGCAGTGGCTGCGCACCCGCTACGGCTTCGAGGACAACACGGACCTCGGCCGCGCCAAGGCCCAGCACCAGTACCTGAACTCGATGGTGCGCGAGCTGCGCAAGGGCACCAAGCTCACCGACCCCGGAAAGCTGATGGGGCTCGCCGAGGCGGCCACCAGCGCGCTGACGGTCGACAAGGGCCTGGACACCGTCAAGAAGCTGTACGACCTGGCGGAGGAGCTCAAGAAGGCCCCGACCGACCGCATCACCATGACGACCATGCCGAACGTCTACGGAACGGGCGATCTGGCCGGCCGGGTGTTCCCCAAGGCCGGTGAGGCCGAGCAGGTGTTCCGGATGGTCCGTGAGGACATCCCGCTGGACGGCAAGGCGTCCAAGCGCAAGACACCCGTCACCAAGGACGTCGCCGCGCCCGTCGCGGAGATCCCGGTCAGCGTGCGCAACGCGACCAGCACCGACGGTCTCGGTCCGGCACAGGGCCGTGCGACCGCGGTCAAGGACCTGCTCACGGACGCGGGCTTCGCCAAGGCCTCGATCGACTCCCAGAACGTCGCGGCGGCCGGCCGGACCGGCATCCTCTACCCCAGCGCGGACATGGAGGCCGACGCCCAGGCGGTCGCCAAGGCGCTCGGGATCCCGGTGTCCCAGGTGCAGAAGTCGACCGATGCCTCGGGCATCGTGCTGGCCGTGGGTGCCGACTGGCGCGAGGACGGGGCGTACCCGGCCAAGGCCGTCGACGAGAAGACGCCGGAGTCGGCGGGGGCGCTCAACGGTGCGAACGAAGAGGCGTGCATGCACGTCAACCCGAACTACACCTTCTGA
- a CDS encoding TIGR03089 family protein — protein sequence MNASDRTPADLLRSALAADPARPLVTFYDDATGERVELSVATFANWVAKTANLLQGDLAAEPGDRLALLLPAHWQSAVWLLACSSVGVVADVQGDPAAADLVVSGPDTLDRARACRGERVALALRPLGGRFPQPPEGFADYAVEVPGQGDRFAPYAPVDPAAPALAVDGVELTADRLVARAREDAAELGLTPGSRLLTGRSYDTWGGLSAGLFAPLAAGGSVVLCRHLGLLDEDGLAKRVESERVSGTAV from the coding sequence ATGAACGCCAGTGATCGCACCCCCGCCGACCTGCTGCGATCCGCGCTCGCCGCGGACCCGGCCCGCCCCCTGGTCACCTTCTACGACGACGCAACCGGAGAGCGCGTCGAACTGTCGGTGGCCACCTTCGCCAATTGGGTGGCCAAGACCGCCAATCTGCTGCAGGGAGACCTGGCCGCCGAACCGGGCGACCGGCTGGCGCTGCTGCTCCCCGCCCACTGGCAGTCCGCGGTCTGGCTGCTCGCGTGCTCGTCGGTGGGCGTCGTCGCCGACGTCCAGGGCGACCCCGCCGCCGCCGATCTCGTCGTCAGCGGACCGGACACGCTGGACCGTGCCCGCGCCTGCCGCGGCGAGCGGGTCGCGCTGGCGCTGCGCCCCCTCGGCGGCCGTTTCCCGCAGCCGCCCGAGGGCTTCGCGGACTACGCGGTGGAGGTGCCGGGTCAGGGCGACCGCTTCGCCCCGTACGCACCGGTGGACCCCGCCGCACCCGCCCTGGCCGTGGACGGCGTCGAACTGACGGCGGACCGGCTCGTCGCACGGGCCCGCGAGGACGCGGCGGAACTGGGCCTCACGCCGGGGTCGCGCCTGCTGACGGGACGTTCGTACGACACCTGGGGAGGGCTCTCCGCCGGTCTCTTCGCCCCGCTGGCCGCCGGGGGCTCCGTGGTCCTGTGCCGCCACCTCGGCCTGCTCGACGAGGACGGCCTGGCCAAGCGCGTGGAGAGCGAGCGGGTCAGCGGCACCGCGGTATGA